The following coding sequences are from one Nonlabens arenilitoris window:
- a CDS encoding component of SufBCD complex, with protein MKRLIVLCFIAIATIACKKQENPVEDVVAPRTSSATFVEDENTFKGEFILLDDAAVLTSKNDIYAVRIDDKLKELHELALPLQKTKFDMVNVIVKGELTPNPLLLETGEGWEQMLIIKEIIEVTPATSAAVVAPIN; from the coding sequence ATGAAACGATTAATCGTTTTGTGTTTTATAGCAATTGCTACAATTGCTTGTAAAAAGCAAGAAAACCCAGTAGAGGATGTTGTAGCGCCTAGGACATCAAGTGCAACATTTGTAGAAGATGAAAATACCTTTAAAGGTGAGTTCATCTTATTAGACGACGCCGCTGTTCTTACCAGTAAAAACGATATTTATGCCGTGCGCATAGATGACAAGTTAAAAGAGCTTCATGAACTAGCGTTACCTTTACAAAAGACAAAATTTGATATGGTAAATGTAATTGTGAAAGGAGAATTAACACCCAATCCATTGCTGCTAGAAACAGGTGAAGGCTGGGAACAAATGCTTATCATAAAAGAAATAATAGAAGTAACACCAGCAACTAGTGCTGCAGTAGTTGCACCCATCAATTAA